The Phaeobacter sp. A36a-5a DNA segment AGCGAGGCCGGAGTGAACCGCACCGGGTTTGCCGGAGGCTGATTTCAGTTAGTTACGCGGCAATGCCCTCAGTTTCCAGAGCGGTGTAGAAATTGGCCTCTGCTTCTGCCGGCGGGATGTTCCCAATGGGTTCGAGCAGGCGGCGGTTGTTGAACCAATCCACCCATTCGAGTGTTGCGTATTCCACCGCCTCGCAGTTGCGCCAAGGGCCGCGGCGGTGAATGACCTCAGCCTTGAACAAGCCGTTGATCGTCTCGGCCAGGGCATTGTCGTAACTGTCTCCGACGCTGCCGACAGAGGGCTCGATACCAGCTTCTCCCAACCGCTCTGTGTACTTGATCGACAGGTATTGGCTGCCGCGGTCGGAGTGGTGAACAAGCCCCATCGCCTTTGTCGGCCGCCGCTCGTGAACAGCCTGCTCCAGAGCATCGATAACGAACCCGGCATGCGCCGAGGTGCTGACACGCCAACCAACGATCTTGCGGGCATAGGCATCGATAACGAAGGCGACATAGGTGAACCCCTTCCAGGTGGCAACATAGGTGAAATCGCTGACCCAGAGCATGTTGGGCGCGGGCACACGGAACTGCCGGTTCACCTTGTCCAGCGGGCACGGGGCCCTTTTGTCGGGCACCGTGGTTTTGTGCGGCTTGCCCCGGATGATGCCTTGCATACCCATGCTCTTCATCAGCCGGGCGACCGTGCAGCGGGCAACAGTGAAACCCTCCCGCTGCAATTGCCGCCAGATCTTCCGCACGCCATAGACCCGCCAGTTCTCTTCGAAAATACGCAGGATCTCGGGCCGCAATGCCGCGTCACGCCGGGCACGGTCCGACAACCGGGCCGGATTGGCCCGCTTCGCCAGATGCTCGTAATACGTGGAAGGGGCAATCGGCAGGACAGTGCAGATCGGCTCGACCCCATGCTCACCGCGATGCATGTCGATAAATGACACCATCACTTCGACCGGCGGTCGAGCTCCGCCATCGCAAAATACGCCGATGCCTTGCGGAGGATCTCGTTCGCCTGGCGCAGTTCGCGGTTCTCCCGCTCAAGCGCCTTCATCCTGTCGGCGACATCAGTTGGAACACCCGCCCGCTTGCCGCTGTCGACTTCCGCCTTCTTCACCCACTCATTCAGCGTGTGCGCCGAACAGCCGATCTTCGCAGAGATCGACATGATTGCCTGCCAGCGGGAACTGTGCTGGCCCTGGTTGTCCAGCACCAGACGCACCGCACGCTCGCGGACCTCAGGAGAATACTTGTTTGTTGTCTTGCTCATTGTGACTTCATCCTACTCAGGAGTTGAAGCCTCCGGCAAACCCGGTGCGGTTCAGAGGCTTACCAAAATCCAAACGCAAACAGCGCACAGAACCCCGCCAAATGCAGGCACAGTCGCGTTGGGATCATCAGCCGTAAAAGCTTCACGAAAACGCAAAAACAAAACCGAAAAGCAAAGCGGCCCTAAAAAAACGACGGCGTTTCAGGTCTCCTGGGTCGGCTGTTTTCGGCAGAGATATCCAGAGCAGTCAGTGCTCTGACTGGATCTTTTACCTTTTATTATAATTGAATCGTTAGACATTCTACCAAGTTGCGCTGCCGCCGCGGCCTGCGAAATGCAGGGCCAAGGAGGCTTACGAAGCAAGTGGTCAAGGATTGCCAATGTCTATGTGTTGTTCTCTGTGCCAGGGTGCGCGTCTCAACAGATTCCTGGATCTGGGGCGCCAGCCGCTCGCCAACAAATACCCAAAACCGGATGAGTTCGACAGCGAGCGATATTTCCCGCTGGAGGTCTTCTTTTGCGAGACCTGCAAGAATGTTCAGCTTGGCGAGATGGTGCCACGTACCATCATGTTCGAGGATTATTACTATCTGAGTTCGGTCAATGGCGGGCTGGTTCGCCATTTCGAAGACCTTGCGGCCACCCTGAAGGATGCCGATTTCGTTGTTGATGTCGGATCAAACGATGGTGTTTTGTTGCGGCCGTTGAAGAGGCTTGGCGTTCGCGCGCTAGGCGTCGAACCTTCGGTGAACGTGTCCAAGATCGCAAATGACGAGGGGCTGGAGACGCTCTGTGCCTTTTTCGAGGAAACCTCGGCGAAACAGATCCTGGATCGCCACGGACCCGCCGATGTGATCGTCGCCAGCAGTGTGTTTACTCATCTTGATGCGCCGGATCAGTTCATCAGGGCAGCAGACATCCTACTTGCCGAGACCGGGAAGCTGGTGATCGAGGTGGAGTATATCCTCAACATGGTCACTCAGGTGCAGTTCGAGCGGTTCTATCTCGACCGGATTTTCTACTACTCGATCTCTTCGATGAAGGCGCTGTTTGGCAAACATGGCATGGTGATTGCCGGCGTCGAGCCGGTTGAGCAGCATGGCGGTTCGCTGCGCTTTACCCTGATGCGTGACACCGTGGGCATCGAAGCGCCAGACCTTGAGGACCTGATCGCGACCGAGCTCGAGGTCCTGAATTCCGATGCCTTGACCGATTTCGGTCAACGCTGCCGGGCCTTGACCGACAAGCTGGTATCGGGGCTCAGACGTTGGCAGCAAGAGGGGATAAAGGTGGCCGGCTATGGCGCTCCCGCACGGCTATCGACCATTACCAATTTTGGCGGCATCGATAGCGAATTGCTGCCCTTCACAATCGATGACAGCCCGCTGAAGCAGGGGCGCACTTCGCCCGGAGCGCATATTCCGGTTGTGGCTGCGTCGGAACTTGAGAGCTACCAGCCCCAGGTGCTGGTGGTCTTTGCCTATGAATATATCGACGACATTCGGAGAAAGACGGGTAACGCCTACGATTACTACATGCCTATTCCGCTTGTTGAACTCACAGCCTCCTGATTATTAGAATGGGGACCAAAATGTCTGAAGAAATTCAAAGAATTGTCGAACGCCTTGGTGCTCATGCCCATCGGTTTTCAGGAAAGACCGTCCTGCTTGCAGGCGGTGCCGGCTTCTTGGGGAAACATTTTCTAAAGGTGTTTCAGAAGCTGAACTGCGATGTTCTGAGCCAGCCCTGCCAGGTCATTTCGGTGGACAACTATATCACCGGGACCAAGAACCTGGATGAGAGCATTGAACGCGACCCCAGCATCACGCAGGTCTGGGCCGATGTGACCCATCCGCTACCGGTGCGCGAAGACATCGACTTTATCATTCATGGCGCGGGCATCGCGTCGCCAGTCTACTACATGCGCTATCCACTGGAGACGATCGAAAGCGCGGTTCATGGCACCCGTAACCTGCTGGATCTCGCGTCTCGCAACAAGAACCTCGAAGGTTTCTTGTTCTTCAGTTCCTCGGAAATCTACGGTGATCCTGATCCCCGAGCGGTACCGATCAAGGAAGACTACCACGGCAACGTCTCGACCGTTGGTCCGCGTGCCTGCTACGATGAATCGAAACGCCTCGGTGAAACACTCTGTACCATCTACAATGAGCATCATGGCGTTCCGACAAAGATCGTTCGCCCGTTCAACGTCTTTGGCCCGGGCATGGGCCACAATGATCGCCGCGTGATCCCGATGTTCACCTATCAGGCGCTGAACGGCCGCACGATTCCAGTGCATGGCACGGGGCTGCAAACACGTACGTTCTGCTACATCACTGATGCGATCTACGGTTTCCTGATGACGCTTCTTGAGGGCAAACGGGGAGAGGCCTACAATATCGGCAACCCCGACAATGAAATCTCTATGAACCAGCTTGCGGCAATGTATCCAAGGCTGGTACCGGGCGCGACCTTCACCACGATCGATTATCCGGACACATATCCGGCGGGTGAACCCAACCGGCGTTGCCCGGATATCACCAAGGCCTACGAGGCCTTTGGGTATAAGTCCGAAGTTGATGTAGAGGATGGTCTGAGCAGATTCATCGACTGGGCGCGGCTTGAGCACAGCTACATCGACTATGAACCTGAGACGGCAGTGAAACTGGCCGGTTAAGGCCTCATGACAACCTTGGGTTTGATCGGGCGAGGCGCTTGGGCCCGCACGATTGGCATGACACTGGATAGTCTGCCCGACGTGAACTGGCTGCCAATTACCGATCCCGGCCAACCTGTAGATGGCGTTGTCATCGCCAACAGAAGCAGGGATCACGTCACGTCGGCGCTGCCTTTTGTGGCAGCCGGCGTGCCGTGTTTCGTCGAAAAACCGCTGGCCACCTGCCTTGCGGACTTTGGTGAGCTGAAGGCCGCCGCTGATGCAGCGAAATGCCCGGTCTTTGCCGGGCACCTGCATCGGTTCAATCCAGCCGCCGAAGTCTTTTGTGCAACCCTGTCGCAGATTGGACCGGTCCAATCGGCTTCAGCCTACTGCGCCAACAACAAACCACGCGACGACACATCCGTGATCTGGGACTGGTTACCGCATCCTCTCTCTTTGGCCCGGCAGATTTTCACTAGCCCGGCAGACCATGCCAGGGCGAATAGTTTGCACGGTGGCAATCGTCCGCAGCATGTCAGGGCCGAGCTCTCCTATCAGGGAAGAAAGTTCACTCTGGAGGCCAGCTGGCGAGCATCGACGCCAGCCTTTTGCATCATCGCCAGGGGCCGCGACGCGACGCTGATCTTCGATGACAAGGCTGAGGAGAAGGTTGTACTAACGCGAGAGGGCACCAGTACACCGCTCGCCTATGGGCAGGAGCCACCGCTCACCCGCGAGCTGCGTGCCTTTGTCGATATGATCGGCGGGTGGCGCGAGAATGCCTCATCACTCAGCGCGGCAGAAGATGTCATGCGCAGCCTGGACGCGGTTGCCCGTTCCGTCAGCGAAAGGGGCGCCCGGGTGGCGATCAATTGGCCCGGCTAAGGTGGTGATAGATCTGCGTCAGGATCTCCTGAACGCGCCTGTCCACATGGCTGGTTTCCATGGCCAGCTCATGACGGGCGATCAAACCCGCCTCGCCCTGTGTCCGGAAATGATCGTTGGCCGCCTCTGCTATGGCTCTAGGGTTCTCCAGATCACTCGGCTCAAAATAGAACAGATGCTCCTGCAGCGGCGCCAGCGCAGGTAGTTCCCTGAGGCTGGCTGGCAGGATTGGAACACCGCCGGTGATCAGCGCATCAAATACCCGGATCGGCAGATCGTCGCGCGTTGGAATGATCCAATGGCTCATATGGGCTGCCCATTCATCCAGTCGGTCCAGCTCGGTTCGATTATGATACAGCCGTGTTGCGGGCCCGACATGTTTGAAATGCGTGTTCAACCCTTCCAGCATCGCGTTGCGTTCAGGGAATTGGGGATAGACGATATGACGCCCGAGAGGTTCCGGATCCCGAACAGAGGCCAGAAGGCGACCACGGTGCTCTGTCAAAAAGGACCGGGTCCATTGGATGACCGCAGCACTGATCGGTGCGCTCATCGCCGCCGTCATCTGGGCATAGGTCTCATTGTTATGCGGATGGCATGGGACGTAAAAGTCCGACAGAAGCGCAAAGTTCACGGATTCGGTAATCTGATGATGGTTGTCGAAATCCCAGATACACACATGTGCACGCGGCTGATTGGCAAACATGGCCGCATACTTATTCATACCGGCCTGAATAATGTCATTACTGTTCAGAATATAGATTGTGCCAGCGTCGAAGTGGGTAATGGATTTCAGGTCGACCAGCCCAATCTGATCCGTTTTCTCCGCCTTGCCGAAAATACCGGCGCTGAGAAGAACACTGGTCTGAGGGCGTAGCTTCATTCCTTGAGAGAAAGCGCTGCGGCGTGCTTCCTTTTGCTGGTTCCATTGTGCGATCTGTTTGTTTTGGGGCGATATATGCTGCGACGAAGGATCCTGGGTCTCTTGATAAGTATGTGCCACTGTTCAATCTCTCAAATAATTATCTCTACGCGCTGCCTTGCCGCCTCTGGTTGTACTTTTGCATGGCAGCATCCGCCGGCGCGTCGGTAAGGGGACCAAGACCAAAATAAGCCAATAATACTGAAAATTTCTCTAATCGGGCACTCCGCAGGCAGAATGAAGCAGTATGCCGGAACAGGTTCGGCGCTCCTCACCCGCAGGATATCTGCAATCAACCGCAGATAAAGATCGGCAATACCGCTGGGAGCAGCCCGGGGGCATTCACGGGCGGCAGCGTCACCCGGTCAAGCGGCCTCCAGGCCAATGCGCAAAGCCTCAAGCAGGCTGCTGGCCTCTCCCTCACTCAGGATCAGCGGCGGCGAAAGAATGACATTTGCGCCCGAAACCCGAACCAGGGCACCGGCCTCATAGCAGGCCTCCTGGACGGCCAAGGCCCTGCGCCCGTCAAGTGGCGCTCGTGTCTGGCGATCACTCACCAGTTCAATGGCCGTCATCAACCCATGCCCGCCACGCACATCTCCGACAATCTCGTAACGCTCCTTCAGCGCCAGACAGCCCTCGTAGAGCTGGGTGCCGCGGGCAGCAGCGGTCTCCGTCACCTTCAGCCGCTGCATTTCCGCCAGGCAGGCCAGCGCTGCGGCGGCGCCGACCGGATGGCCGGAATAGGTGTAGCCGTGGCCGATCTTGGCGTCCGGGTTATCCTCGAACACCTCGATCATCCGATCCCCCAGCATAACCGCGCCAAAGGGGAAGAACCCGTTGGTGATGGCCTTCGCGGTGCACATCATGTCGGGCTGAATGCCCCAGAGCCGGGCGCCGGACCAGGCGCCGGTGCGGCCATAGGCGGTGATCACCTCATCGGTGATCAGCAGGATACCATGGCGATTGCAGATCTCCTGAACCATCGGGGCAAATGACTTATGGGGCGGGATGACGCCTCCGGCGCCCAGAATGGGCTCCATGATCATCGCAGCGATCGTATTGGCCCCCTGAAACGCGATTTCATCTTCCAAAGCCGCGACGCAGAGCTGGGCAAGACGCTCGGGGTCGCTCTCATTGAATGGGTTGCGATATGTATAGGGCGCGGGGATATGAAAACAGCCCGGCAGCAATGGTTCATAGGCCGTACGGAAATTGGCGTTTCCGTTGACCGAGGCCCCGCCGATATGGGTGCCGTGATAGCCTTTCTTGAGGCTGAGGAACTTGGTGCGGCCCGCATCGCCGCGCAGTTTGTGATATTGCCGTGCCAGCCGCAGCGCAGTCTCGACGGAATCGGAACCGCCGGAGGTGAAAAAGGCCCGGCTCAGCCCGTCAGGGGCAAAGAACCGGCTCAGCTCATAGGACAGCTCGATCGCCGCATCGTTGGAGGTGCCGCGAAAGGTCGAATAATAGGGCAGCTTATCCAGTTGCGCGGCCATGGCGTCCTTTACCGGCTGGCAGGAATAGCCCAGGTTCACATTCCACAGACCGCCCACCCCATCAATGACCCGATGACCGTCGATATCCGTGATCGACACGCCTTCGGCCTCGGTGATGATCTTCGGGGGCTGGTTGATGCTGTCCTGCGGCGAGGTCATCGGATGCCACATCAGCCGACCGTTCTGTTCCTTGAGAAAGTTAGAATCTTTCATGATGCGATATCCGATACATGTATGTGTGACGGGGACGGTTCTAGCGCGGTTGCCCAGGCAGCCTGCACCGCTGCGGGAACCGCGCCGCCCCAATTGCGGGTGATCTCGCGGCTGGCGGATGTGAGTTCTGTCTTGATCAGCCGCTGCTGTTGCGGTGTGACCCGTGCGGCCACGCTGGCCACCGATACCGCTCCGACAAACAGCCCGGTCTGATCGTAGAGGGGCGCCGACAGGCTATGGATCTCCGCTTCGAAACTCCGGTCTGAGCAGGCAAATCCGCTGGTGCGTGCCGCCGCGACCAATTCGTGCAGCGCCTCAGCTGTTGTTGCGGTATGGGGTGTGAACCGATCCAGCCGGGCGAGGGCAGAGGTCATCAGGGCCTCCGGGCCAAAGGCCAGCGCGCATAGCCCCGACGCCGTCGCATGAAGCGGGAAGGTCGTGATGTCGATAATCGCCCGCGTGCCGTGCCGGGGGGATTCGCAGGACGCCAGCGCGTAGAGCGTCGTTCCCGAGAGCACTGACACATGCGCGGTCTCGCCGGTGACCTCGGCCAGCTGCGACAGCGCCAGCTGAGCGCCCATCTCACGGGGGACGGTGGCCTCCCGCACCTGCGCCAGCTGCAGGATAGCAGGCCCCAGGCGATAGTGTTTTGTCACTGGATTCTGTTCGACAAATCCAGCGGTTTCAAGGGCCTGGAGGTGGCGGTAGGTGGTCGCCTTGTCCCGTCCCGCGATCCGGCACAGCTGCGAAAGGCCGATCTCAGGCCGGTCGGTAGAGAAGTGCGACAAGAGCGCCAGCGTTTTGGTTGCAGAGGACATGCCTTCGGTCACCCTTCAAGCGAATTCAGAAAAAATTTGACACATGATGTTTAGCAAGGCAACCTTTTTTACGTAACGTCGGTTCGATATATGAACCGATGACAGGGAGGGAAACATGTCAAAGTTCAAGATTTCTGCCACTGCGCTTACCTTGGCCATGATGGCTGCTGCCGGTGCGGCATATGCCGAATACCCGGAGAAACCCGTTGAATTTGTGGTGCCATGGCCGCCCGGCGACCTGGAGGACGTCCTGACCCGTATGATCGCGGAGGATTTCTCGGCCGCCTATGATGTGCCCACTGCGGTTGTGAACAAACCCGGTGGTGGTGGCGGCCCGTTCCCCGGTGCGGTCGAGGTCGCCACTGCGCCTGCTGACGGCTATACGGTCGGATCCTTCATCATCGCCATTCCCGTGGTCGGCCCGCAGATCGGCATCCCGGAGCTGAGCCCGGATCCATTTGTACCGCTGGGCAATTTCCTGACCTACCCGTTCGTAATCGCTGCCGGGGCGAATGCGCCCTATGATGATATGGCCGGGCTGGCGGCCCATGCGGCGGAAAACGATGTGGTGCTCGGCCATTTTGGCGCTCCTCTGGTGCCGACGCAGGTCACATTGGGCCTGGCCAAGGAGATGGGGTTCTCCTACGCCTCCGACGCTGCCTTTGACGCCCTGGACTGCAACACGCTGGCCTCCGGGGATGTGGATGTGATCAACACCACGCTTCAGCTGATCCTGCCATGCCTAGCCAGTGTAAAGGTGCTTGCCTCCATCGGCGCCGAGCGGATCCCGCTGACACCAGATGCGCCCACCGTCGCAGAGCTGGCGCCAGACCTGAATGTCTCGTTGTGGAACGGGCTCTTTGTGCACAAGGACACGCCGCAGGACGTGCGCGATAAGATCATCGCTGTCGCGGAGCAGACGGTGATGTCGGAGCGCGCCCAGGCGCTGGCCGCAGAAACCGGTGCGGCGGTCTATTGGCAGCCCGCCGCTGAGGTGGCCACTCAGATCAAGGCCGATATCGAGACCATGGCCCGGATCGACGGTATGTTGAGCAACTAACGGATCTCGCAGGCTCGGCGGCGTCGATCGCCGGGCCTGCGCAGCTCTAGCAAGGGGGCGACCAATGTCGCGGGTCAAAACGCTTCAAGCCTTGTTCAAACGCTACCGAAGACCGGGGGATATCGTCTTTGCCTGGATTGTGCTGGTCGGTGCTCTCCTGCTCCTGTCGCAAATCTTCGAGCAGACCGTCTGGCGTAAAGGCAGCGCGCTTTTTGCTCAGCCTCGGTTCTGGCCAGCGGTGTCTCTTGGTGGCATGGCGGCTTTTGCCGCATTTCACCTGCTTGGCTCGGCGCTGTCCGAAAGGATCGAAGGACGCTGGCAGGAGGTCCTGCTCTGGATCGCCTCGCTGGAATATGCAGGGTGGTTCATCGCCTACGCAGCCGCGGTTCCCTATGCGGGCTACCTGCCGGCCACGGTGATATGCGCGGCCGCTCTGGCGCTGAGGGTGGGCTACCGGCGCCCCGCAACACTGGCGGTCGCGGCGCTTTCGGCGCTGCTGATCGTGGTGCTGTTCAAGACCTTGCTGAAGGTGAATCTGCCCGCAGGCCTCGCCTATGACTCCTTGCCCGACGGGCTACGCCAAATCATGCTGACCTATTTCTGATCGGGGCAACCAATGGAAAATCTCCTCGCCGGGGCCGAGATGCTGGCCCGCTGGGATGTGATCGTCGCGCTGTTGATCGGGTCAATCGGCGGCGTGATCATCGGGGCCATTCCGGGCGTCGGACCCGCAGTGGCGATCGCCATCCTGCTGCCGGCGACCTTTGCCTTCGAGCCTATCGTGGGATTGACGATGCTATTGGGGATCTACGGATCCTCGATGTATGGCGGGGCCATCCCTGCGGTCCTGATCAATACGCCGGGCACGGCGGTGAATGCGCTCACATCATATGACGGCTATCCGATGACGAAACAGGGGCAGGCCCATCGGGCGCTGTCGCTGGCCTATAGCGCGTCGTTCTGGGGGGGGATATTCGGCATCCTCTGCCTGATCCTGCTGTCACCGGTCCTGGCTCTCGTGGCTCCGATGTTCGGCTCCAGAGAGATCTTTCTTGCTGCACTTTTGGGGATCATCCTGGTCATCCTTGCCCACCGGGGCCAGATCTTTGCCGCCGGCGTTCTGGCGATGTTCGGCATCTTTCTACAGACCGTCGGCCTCGATGCGGTGACCTACACCCAGCGCTATACCTTCGGCCTCACCTTTCTCAGCTCTGGCGTGAACCTGATTGTTGTCGTGCTCGGCCTCTTTGCGCTGAGCCAGGCGTTTTTCCTGCTGACCGCCCCCGACAGCCAACCGGATGCAAAGCCGGTATCAGGGCGGATGGGGGCCGGCATCAGGGAGCTGATGCAGCACAAGCGGGTAGCAACCGTCGCCTCCTCCTGTGGCGTGATCCTGGGCATGATCCCCGGCACCGGCGAGTTCACCGCCCAATTCATGAGCTACACCTACGCCCAGAAAACCTCCAAGACGCCGGAGCTGTTTGGCAAGGGATCCCCCGAAGGTCTGATCGCCTCGGAGGCTGCCAATAACGCGGTTCCGGCTGCGGCGATGATCCCGCTTCTCGCGCTCGGCATCCCGGGAGAGGCGCTGACGGCCATGATGCTGTCGGTGTTCTATGTTCATAACGTCATCCCCGGCCCACAGCTGTTTCAGAACAATATCGACCTGGTCTATGGTCTCTATCTGGCGCTGATCCTGCTCAATGTGATCGTGCTCGCCTTCCTGATGGTCTCCACCAATCTGTTGACCCGGATCATTCGCATCCCAACCCGGTTTCTGGGGGTGATGATCCTTTTGCTGTCCTTTGTCGGCGTCTATTCGCTGCGAAATTCCCTGACGGACTGCATGATTTCGGCAGGGTTCGGGGTGGTTGGCCTGATCCTGAAACGTCTGAACCTGCCGATTGTCCCGATCATCCTGGGCATGGTTCTGGGCGGCATCATGGAGGTGAAGCTGCGTTCGGCCCTGCCGCGCCTCAAGACGCCGCTGGATATGATCGACCGCCCGATTTCCTTTCTCCTCTTCGTTCTGATCCTGATCGTTCTGGCCCTGCACCTGCGCGCGCTGATGCGTGAATGGCAGGCGCATCAGCCCGACGAAGACCACGATCTGCACGACAGCCAAACAAGGTAGCCCCATGGACCAAAGCAAGATCGACGCCCTTCGGTCACAACCGGTGCAGCCGGTTTCACATCTCATCGACGGTCGGCAGGTTGCGGCCTCTGATGGGGCGATGCTGGATGTGCTGTCGCCGATCGACGGGTGCGTGCTGACCCGGATCGCGCGGGGAACTGCGGCGGATATGGAGGCGGCCATCGCCTCCGCCCGCGCCGCCTTCGAGGATCGCCGCTGGGCCGGGCAGCCGCCCGCCGCCCGCAAGAAGGTTCTGACGAAATGGGCCGAGCTGATCGAGGCGCACGCGCTCGAACTCGCCGTTCTGGGCGTGCGCGACAATGGCACCGAAATCAATATGGCGCTCAAGGCCGAACCCGGATCAGCCGCCGCCACGATCCGCTACTACGCCGAGGCACTGGACAAGCTCTATGGCGAAATCGCGCCCACGGCGGGTGATGTGCTGGGCCTGATCCACAAGGATCCCGTCGGTGTGGTCGGCGCGATCATTCCGTGGAATTTTCCGCTGATGATTGGGGCTTGGAAACTGGGCCCGGCGCTTGCGATGGGAAATTCCGTGGTGCTGAAACCCGCTGAAACCGCCTCTCTCTCGCTGATGCGGGTGGCGGAACTGGCGCTTGAGGCGGGCCTGCCACCCGGCGTCCTGAACGTGATCACCGGCGAAGGCGCGGTGGTCGGCGAAACCCTCGGCCTTTCGATGGACGTCGACGTTCTGGTGTTCACCGGATCGGGGCAGACCGGGCGTCGGTTGCTGGATTATTCCGCCCGTTCAAACATGAAACGTGTCTATCTGGAGCTGGGCGGCAAATCTCCCAATATCGTCTTCGCCGATGCGCCGGATCTGGCAGAGGCCGCGAAGGTGACCGCCGCAGGTATCTTCCGCAACTCGGGTCAGGTCTGCGTCGCAGGCTCCCGCCTGCTGGTCGAGGCCTCGATCCACGACAGATTTGTGCAGGAGGTCGTGCGGGCAGCGGAGGCGATGCAGGTCGGCGACCCGCTTCGGCTGGAGACCCAGATCGGAGCGATCAATTCCGAAGCACAGCTGAAGCAGAACCTGACCTTCGTGGCCACGGCCCAGCAGGAAGGCGGGCAGATCGTCACCGGCGGGCAGCGTATTTTGTCGGAAACCGGCGGCTATTACATGGCGCCAACCATCGTCACTGATGTCACGCCAGAGGCGACATTGGCGCAGCAGGAGGTGTTTGGCCCAGTGCTTGCCGTGACCCCCTTCAAGACCGAGGACGACGCCGTGCGGATCGCCAATTCCACGGTCTACGGTCTCGCCGGTGCGGTGTGGACATCCGGGCTCAGCCGCGCCCATCGCATGGTGCAGCGTGTCCGAACCGGGGTGATGCATGTCAACACCTATGGCGGCGCGGATGGCACCGTCCCGCTTGGCGGGGTCGGGCAGTCCGGGAACGGGTCTGACAAATCGCTTCATGCCATCGAAAAATACATCAACCTGAAAACCGCATGGATCAAACTATGAAAGGTGGGGCAATGACCGAGAAAACCATTCTGGTGGTTGGCACCTATGACACCAAGGACGATGAGCTTGGTTTTCTGGCGAGTGTGATCGGCGATCAGGGGGGCAGGGTCCTGACCATGGATGTCTCGGTTCTGGGCGACCCATCGACGCCGACCGACTATTCCAAACACGACGTCGCCGAGGCCGGTGGCAGCTCGATCCGGGCGGCCATCGACAGCGGGGATGAAAACACCGCCATGCAGATCATGGCGCATGGTGCCAGCTTGCTGACGGCGCGGCTGCACCGGATGGCGGCTTTTGACGGGGTGATCGTCCTTGGCGGCACGATGGGCACCGATCTGGCGCTTGATGTCTGTTCGGCCTTGCCGCTTGGGGTGCCGAAATACATTGTCTCAACCGTTTCCTTCTCGCCGCTGATCCCGGCCGAAAGACTGGCGGCCGACACCCAGATG contains these protein-coding regions:
- a CDS encoding aldehyde dehydrogenase codes for the protein MDQSKIDALRSQPVQPVSHLIDGRQVAASDGAMLDVLSPIDGCVLTRIARGTAADMEAAIASARAAFEDRRWAGQPPAARKKVLTKWAELIEAHALELAVLGVRDNGTEINMALKAEPGSAAATIRYYAEALDKLYGEIAPTAGDVLGLIHKDPVGVVGAIIPWNFPLMIGAWKLGPALAMGNSVVLKPAETASLSLMRVAELALEAGLPPGVLNVITGEGAVVGETLGLSMDVDVLVFTGSGQTGRRLLDYSARSNMKRVYLELGGKSPNIVFADAPDLAEAAKVTAAGIFRNSGQVCVAGSRLLVEASIHDRFVQEVVRAAEAMQVGDPLRLETQIGAINSEAQLKQNLTFVATAQQEGGQIVTGGQRILSETGGYYMAPTIVTDVTPEATLAQQEVFGPVLAVTPFKTEDDAVRIANSTVYGLAGAVWTSGLSRAHRMVQRVRTGVMHVNTYGGADGTVPLGGVGQSGNGSDKSLHAIEKYINLKTAWIKL
- a CDS encoding tripartite tricarboxylate transporter TctB family protein: MSRVKTLQALFKRYRRPGDIVFAWIVLVGALLLLSQIFEQTVWRKGSALFAQPRFWPAVSLGGMAAFAAFHLLGSALSERIEGRWQEVLLWIASLEYAGWFIAYAAAVPYAGYLPATVICAAALALRVGYRRPATLAVAALSALLIVVLFKTLLKVNLPAGLAYDSLPDGLRQIMLTYF
- a CDS encoding tripartite tricarboxylate transporter substrate binding protein, producing MSKFKISATALTLAMMAAAGAAYAEYPEKPVEFVVPWPPGDLEDVLTRMIAEDFSAAYDVPTAVVNKPGGGGGPFPGAVEVATAPADGYTVGSFIIAIPVVGPQIGIPELSPDPFVPLGNFLTYPFVIAAGANAPYDDMAGLAAHAAENDVVLGHFGAPLVPTQVTLGLAKEMGFSYASDAAFDALDCNTLASGDVDVINTTLQLILPCLASVKVLASIGAERIPLTPDAPTVAELAPDLNVSLWNGLFVHKDTPQDVRDKIIAVAEQTVMSERAQALAAETGAAVYWQPAAEVATQIKADIETMARIDGMLSN
- a CDS encoding tripartite tricarboxylate transporter permease — encoded protein: MENLLAGAEMLARWDVIVALLIGSIGGVIIGAIPGVGPAVAIAILLPATFAFEPIVGLTMLLGIYGSSMYGGAIPAVLINTPGTAVNALTSYDGYPMTKQGQAHRALSLAYSASFWGGIFGILCLILLSPVLALVAPMFGSREIFLAALLGIILVILAHRGQIFAAGVLAMFGIFLQTVGLDAVTYTQRYTFGLTFLSSGVNLIVVVLGLFALSQAFFLLTAPDSQPDAKPVSGRMGAGIRELMQHKRVATVASSCGVILGMIPGTGEFTAQFMSYTYAQKTSKTPELFGKGSPEGLIASEAANNAVPAAAMIPLLALGIPGEALTAMMLSVFYVHNVIPGPQLFQNNIDLVYGLYLALILLNVIVLAFLMVSTNLLTRIIRIPTRFLGVMILLLSFVGVYSLRNSLTDCMISAGFGVVGLILKRLNLPIVPIILGMVLGGIMEVKLRSALPRLKTPLDMIDRPISFLLFVLILIVLALHLRALMREWQAHQPDEDHDLHDSQTR